In Rhizobium sp. ARZ01, a genomic segment contains:
- a CDS encoding type II toxin-antitoxin system VapC family toxin, producing MTISTLVDTNVFVDVLGPATPSRGWSVRALKSCIGNGPLVVNPIVWSELSASPLSEPELLSALSWLELRREQLPFEAAHKAGKAHRAYRLAGGMRERTLPDFLIGAHAEWRRHRLLTRDPARYQSYFPTVELITPETHP from the coding sequence GTGACGATCTCGACCCTCGTTGATACCAACGTATTCGTTGATGTTCTCGGCCCCGCGACGCCTTCGCGAGGATGGTCAGTCCGTGCGCTGAAAAGCTGCATCGGAAATGGCCCCCTCGTTGTCAATCCCATTGTCTGGTCTGAACTGAGTGCTTCGCCGTTGTCCGAACCGGAACTTCTATCGGCACTTTCATGGCTCGAACTGCGGCGAGAGCAACTCCCGTTCGAGGCTGCGCACAAGGCGGGCAAGGCACATAGAGCCTACCGTCTGGCTGGGGGCATGAGAGAGAGGACGCTTCCCGATTTCCTCATCGGCGCTCATGCCGAGTGGCGCAGACACAGGCTGTTGACCCGCGATCCAGCCCGCTATCAATCCTACTTTCCCACCGTCGAACTGATCACCCCGGAGACCCATCCATGA
- a CDS encoding LLM class flavin-dependent oxidoreductase has product MVPFSILDLSPVIEGGTVAQSLANSRRLAQAAEEEGYKRFWLAEHHGMRGIASAATSLVIQHVAAGTNSIRVGSGGIMLPNHSPLVIAEQFGTLEALFPGRIDLGLGRAPGTDMLTAHALRRNLETSAENFPQDVVDLMGLMGPVQPNQKIVAVPGADSNVPVWLLGSSHYSAHLAGMLGLPFAFASHFAPDMLFSALEIYRERFTPSKYLDSPHVMVGVMGTAADADAEAAYHFTSMQQSFVRLRRGAPSTFPPPVESMDGLWSEQEKMMVEHTLQYAVVGGPQTIRDQIARFLDLTKADELIISMPVFDMDARLKSLRLFAEAQRALANAA; this is encoded by the coding sequence ATGGTCCCTTTCTCGATCCTCGACCTGTCCCCGGTCATCGAAGGCGGCACTGTCGCCCAGTCGCTCGCCAATTCGAGGCGGCTGGCGCAAGCTGCCGAGGAGGAAGGCTACAAGCGTTTCTGGCTGGCCGAACATCACGGCATGCGCGGTATCGCCAGCGCCGCAACCTCCCTGGTCATCCAGCACGTGGCGGCGGGCACGAACAGCATCCGTGTCGGCTCCGGTGGCATCATGCTGCCCAACCATTCGCCGCTCGTGATAGCCGAACAGTTCGGCACGCTGGAGGCCCTGTTTCCCGGGCGCATCGATTTAGGACTCGGCCGCGCGCCCGGCACCGACATGCTGACCGCCCACGCGCTGCGGCGAAATTTGGAAACATCAGCCGAGAATTTTCCGCAGGACGTGGTCGACCTGATGGGGCTTATGGGTCCCGTGCAGCCAAACCAGAAGATCGTCGCCGTGCCCGGGGCCGACAGCAACGTTCCCGTCTGGCTGCTCGGCTCAAGCCACTATTCCGCCCACCTCGCCGGCATGCTTGGCCTGCCCTTCGCCTTTGCCTCGCATTTTGCCCCCGACATGCTGTTCTCGGCCCTGGAGATCTATCGCGAGCGCTTCACGCCCTCGAAATACCTGGATAGCCCCCATGTGATGGTCGGGGTTATGGGGACGGCCGCCGATGCGGATGCCGAAGCAGCTTACCACTTCACCTCCATGCAGCAGTCGTTCGTGCGCTTGCGCCGCGGCGCGCCCAGCACCTTCCCGCCCCCGGTCGAGAGCATGGACGGCCTTTGGAGCGAGCAGGAAAAGATGATGGTCGAGCACACGCTGCAATATGCGGTCGTCGGCGGTCCGCAGACGATCCGCGATCAGATCGCCCGCTTCCTCGACCTCACCAAGGCTGATGAACTGATCATTTCCATGCCGGTGTTCGACATGGACGCGCGGCTAAAGTCGCTGCGTCTGTTTGCCGAAGCGCAGCGGGCGCTGGCCAATGCTGCTTGA
- a CDS encoding 5-formyltetrahydrofolate cyclo-ligase has protein sequence MTPKETKAALRNEKLALRDKMPVDERIEGSLAMAEHAGEVIDFDPGAVISGFWPIRSEADIRPLMSRLAERGARLSLPVVLDRETIVFRELVRGAPLVHTGFGTTGPGPEAILLDPDILLVPLSAFDAGGHRIGYGAGHYDRAIDRLRAKGRSPRLIGVAFDCQEVASVPAEPHDVALDAVLTESGFRKFNGYDGQD, from the coding sequence GTGACGCCGAAGGAAACGAAAGCAGCGCTCCGCAACGAGAAACTGGCGCTTCGCGACAAGATGCCGGTGGATGAGCGTATCGAGGGCAGCCTTGCCATGGCAGAGCATGCCGGCGAGGTGATAGATTTCGATCCCGGCGCCGTCATCTCAGGTTTTTGGCCGATCCGGTCTGAGGCCGACATCCGCCCGCTGATGTCGCGGCTTGCCGAACGCGGCGCACGGCTATCCCTTCCCGTCGTGCTCGACCGCGAGACGATCGTTTTCCGAGAGCTCGTGCGTGGTGCGCCGCTGGTTCATACCGGCTTCGGCACCACCGGGCCGGGACCCGAGGCGATCCTCCTCGATCCGGACATCCTGCTTGTCCCGCTTTCGGCCTTCGACGCGGGCGGACATCGGATTGGTTACGGTGCCGGCCACTACGACAGGGCGATTGATCGGCTGCGCGCAAAGGGGCGCTCGCCCCGGTTGATCGGCGTGGCGTTCGATTGCCAGGAAGTGGCTTCGGTGCCAGCCGAACCGCACGACGTGGCGCTTGATGCGGTTTTGACCGAGAGCGGTTTTCGCAAATTCAACGGATATGATGGACAGGACTGA
- the ruvC gene encoding crossover junction endodeoxyribonuclease RuvC: MQGTIRIIGIDPGLRRTGWGIIETLGNSLRFVASGTVTSDGEMDLASRLCQLHDGLAEIVHAYQPDEAAVEQTFVNKDATATLKLGQARGIAMLVPARAGLRVAEYAPNAVKKAVIGVGHGEKQQIHMMLKVLMPKAEFKGNDAADALAIAICHAHNRQSLTGRLAALAG, from the coding sequence ATGCAGGGCACGATTCGCATCATCGGCATCGATCCGGGGCTTCGCCGCACCGGCTGGGGCATCATCGAGACGCTCGGCAACTCGCTGCGCTTCGTCGCATCGGGCACGGTGACATCGGACGGCGAAATGGATCTCGCCTCCCGGCTCTGCCAACTGCACGACGGGCTGGCGGAGATCGTGCATGCCTACCAGCCCGACGAGGCGGCCGTCGAGCAGACCTTCGTCAACAAGGACGCGACGGCGACGCTGAAGCTGGGGCAGGCGCGCGGGATTGCCATGCTGGTGCCGGCACGCGCCGGCTTGCGGGTGGCTGAATATGCGCCGAACGCGGTGAAGAAGGCGGTCATTGGGGTCGGCCACGGCGAGAAACAGCAGATCCACATGATGCTGAAGGTGCTGATGCCGAAGGCGGAATTCAAGGGCAACGACGCGGCTGACGCGCTCGCCATCGCCATCTGTCACGCCCACAACCGCCAAAGCTTGACCGGCAGGCTGGCGGCGTTGGCGGGATAG
- a CDS encoding transcriptional regulator: protein MSTLDSQSSGPLWQATTDLSAIELRCLALAAEGRTPEQIVLETDLPLPRVAEALTAATEKLDARNITCAISRAALLKLI from the coding sequence ATGTCCACACTCGATTCGCAATCTTCCGGCCCGCTCTGGCAGGCAACGACCGACCTTTCGGCCATCGAGCTGCGTTGCCTGGCTCTCGCCGCCGAGGGGAGGACGCCGGAACAAATCGTACTTGAGACCGACCTGCCACTTCCGCGTGTCGCCGAGGCGCTGACGGCTGCGACGGAAAAGCTGGATGCGCGCAACATCACCTGCGCCATATCGCGCGCCGCCCTGCTAAAACTCATCTAG
- the ruvA gene encoding Holliday junction branch migration protein RuvA, translating to MIGKLKGTIDEIGDDHVVLDVHGVGYVAFCSARTLAKLGSAGEAAVLFIETYVREDQLKLFGFLSALEREWFRLLQSVQGVGSKVALAVLSTLTPGELANAIALQDKTSVSRAPGVGPKVAVRIVTELKNKAPAFAGDAGQAIGLKQEIGEGMAPAPVTDAVSALTNLGYSRDQAANAVAAALKNGGEGADSAKLIRLGLKELAR from the coding sequence ATGATCGGCAAGCTGAAGGGGACGATCGATGAGATCGGCGATGACCATGTGGTGCTGGACGTGCACGGGGTCGGCTACGTTGCCTTCTGCTCGGCGCGGACGCTTGCGAAGCTGGGTTCGGCCGGGGAGGCGGCGGTGCTCTTCATCGAGACCTATGTCCGCGAGGATCAGTTGAAGCTGTTCGGCTTCCTGTCCGCTCTGGAACGCGAGTGGTTCCGGCTCTTGCAGAGCGTTCAGGGCGTCGGCTCGAAGGTGGCGCTGGCGGTGCTGTCCACGCTGACGCCGGGCGAGCTTGCCAACGCGATTGCGCTGCAGGACAAGACGTCCGTCTCGCGCGCGCCGGGCGTCGGTCCGAAGGTGGCCGTACGCATCGTCACCGAACTGAAGAACAAGGCGCCCGCCTTCGCTGGCGACGCCGGTCAGGCCATCGGCCTGAAGCAGGAGATTGGCGAGGGCATGGCGCCGGCTCCGGTCACCGATGCGGTCTCGGCGTTGACCAATCTCGGCTATTCGCGCGACCAGGCCGCGAACGCCGTGGCGGCGGCCCTGAAGAATGGCGGTGAGGGAGCCGACAGCGCCAAGCTGATCCGCCTCGGGTTGAAGGAGCTGGCGCGGTGA
- a CDS encoding AbrB/MazE/SpoVT family DNA-binding domain-containing protein, whose product MRVTEKGQVTIPKEIRDRLGIVPGSEVEFVPSRDGALLVRVDRAKTEDAIRSFEDWAERVCGTLDLGGMTTDEYMEWLRGPRDDLDPR is encoded by the coding sequence ATGCGCGTTACTGAAAAAGGTCAGGTTACAATTCCCAAGGAAATACGAGATAGGCTCGGAATTGTGCCAGGTTCCGAAGTCGAGTTCGTGCCTTCGCGCGACGGTGCCTTGCTGGTGCGCGTGGACAGGGCCAAGACGGAAGACGCAATTCGCAGCTTCGAGGATTGGGCCGAAAGAGTTTGTGGCACGTTGGACCTCGGCGGCATGACTACGGACGAATACATGGAATGGCTGCGAGGGCCGCGTGACGATCTCGACCCTCGTTGA
- a CDS encoding NAD(P)-dependent oxidoreductase gives MTRVLVSGGTGYVGRFIVEHLLAHGYKVTVGGRSPPPPGFFSKDVPFVPLTLDPDLDQIDAFESVYYFVHAAFSHVPGKYRGGEGDDPQGFRRANIDGSVRLFEAARDAGVRRCVFLSSRAVYGAQSPGTELTEDTEDLQPKPDTLYGQLKLDTEQSLQALCTHSFIGASLRVTGVYGPAGPGRQHKWQSLFDDYRAGRLVVVRAGTEVHGDDVAGAVRLMLEGEPARVAGKVFNVSDVLVDTHDILSIVQDATACPHSLPPPVPLTTFNAMATDKIRSLGWTPGGMARLRAIVTGLAAS, from the coding sequence ATGACGCGGGTTCTCGTGTCCGGCGGCACCGGCTATGTCGGCCGGTTCATCGTCGAGCATCTGCTCGCGCATGGCTACAAGGTGACGGTCGGCGGAAGGAGCCCACCGCCGCCCGGCTTCTTCTCGAAGGACGTGCCTTTCGTTCCCCTCACCCTAGATCCTGACCTCGACCAGATCGACGCTTTCGAGAGCGTCTACTACTTCGTCCATGCCGCATTCTCGCATGTGCCGGGCAAATACCGGGGCGGCGAGGGCGACGATCCGCAGGGCTTCCGGCGCGCCAATATCGATGGTTCGGTGCGCCTGTTCGAGGCGGCAAGGGACGCCGGCGTGCGCCGCTGCGTGTTTCTTTCCAGCCGCGCCGTCTACGGCGCGCAGTCACCGGGAACGGAGCTCACGGAGGACACGGAGGATTTGCAACCGAAACCGGACACGCTCTACGGCCAGCTGAAACTCGACACCGAGCAAAGCCTGCAGGCGTTGTGTACCCACAGCTTCATTGGCGCCAGCCTGCGGGTGACCGGTGTCTACGGCCCTGCCGGTCCAGGCCGTCAACACAAGTGGCAATCGCTGTTCGATGACTATCGCGCAGGCCGTCTCGTTGTTGTTCGCGCCGGAACCGAGGTCCACGGCGACGACGTGGCAGGCGCGGTCCGGCTGATGCTGGAGGGCGAACCGGCGCGCGTCGCTGGCAAGGTCTTCAACGTCTCCGACGTCCTCGTCGACACGCACGACATCCTGTCGATCGTGCAGGATGCGACCGCCTGTCCGCACTCCTTGCCGCCGCCGGTACCCCTCACGACCTTCAATGCTATGGCGACCGATAAAATCAGGTCGCTCGGCTGGACACCCGGCGGCATGGCGCGGCTCCGTGCAATTGTGACCGGCCTCGCTGCTTCATGA
- a CDS encoding YebC/PmpR family DNA-binding transcriptional regulator translates to MAGHSQFKNIMHRKGRQDSVRSKMFSKLAREITVAAKAGMPDPAMNPRLRLAIQNAKAQSMPKDNIERAIKKASGGDAENYEEVRYEGYGPGGVAVIVEALTDNRNRTASSVRSTFTKAGGALGETGSVSFSFDRVGEITYKLSAGDADRVMEAAIEAGADDVETDEEEHTIYCAFESIGDVSKALEATLGEAETVKAIWKAQNTVPVDEEKAQSLMKLIDTLEDDDDVQNVYSNFEVSDEVLAKLSA, encoded by the coding sequence ATGGCAGGCCATTCACAGTTCAAGAACATCATGCATCGCAAGGGTCGCCAGGATTCGGTGCGCTCGAAGATGTTCTCCAAGCTCGCACGCGAAATCACCGTTGCTGCAAAGGCGGGCATGCCCGATCCGGCGATGAACCCACGCCTGCGTCTGGCGATCCAGAACGCCAAGGCGCAGTCGATGCCGAAGGACAACATCGAGCGCGCGATCAAGAAGGCTTCCGGCGGGGATGCGGAGAACTACGAGGAAGTCCGTTACGAGGGCTACGGCCCGGGCGGCGTTGCCGTCATCGTCGAGGCGCTGACCGACAACCGCAACCGCACCGCATCGTCCGTCCGCTCGACCTTCACCAAGGCCGGCGGCGCGCTCGGCGAAACCGGCTCGGTCTCCTTCTCCTTCGACCGCGTCGGCGAAATCACCTACAAGCTCTCCGCCGGCGACGCCGACAGGGTGATGGAAGCGGCGATCGAGGCAGGTGCTGACGACGTCGAGACCGACGAGGAAGAGCACACCATTTACTGTGCCTTCGAGAGCATCGGCGACGTCTCCAAGGCGCTCGAAGCGACGCTCGGCGAGGCCGAGACCGTCAAGGCCATCTGGAAAGCACAGAACACCGTGCCGGTCGACGAGGAGAAGGCGCAGTCGCTGATGAAGCTCATCGACACGCTGGAAGACGACGACGACGTGCAGAACGTCTATTCCAACTTCGAGGTTTCCGACGAAGTGCTAGCCAAGCTTTCGGCCTGA
- a CDS encoding YmdB family metallophosphoesterase: MRFLFLGDMVGKTGRTAVWERLPGLISDLKLDFVVVNGENAAGGFGITEDIFQETINAGADVVTTGNHVWDQKEAVTFAGRHDQFLRPANYPAGTPGRGSNLFFARNGARVLVANIMGRVFMHPELDDPFTAGEAILASCPLGEQADAIIFDFHAEATSEKQCFGHFVDGRASLVVGTHTHVPTADCQILNGGTGYMSDAGMCGDYDSSLGMDKEEPLNRFISKMPKGRFEAASGPATICGVGVEISDRTGLAEKIAPLRLGPRLSETIPEFWA; this comes from the coding sequence ATGCGCTTTCTCTTTCTGGGCGACATGGTGGGCAAGACCGGCAGGACCGCGGTGTGGGAGCGATTGCCGGGCCTGATCTCCGACCTCAAGCTCGATTTCGTCGTCGTCAACGGTGAGAACGCCGCCGGCGGCTTCGGCATCACCGAAGATATCTTCCAGGAGACGATCAATGCCGGCGCCGACGTGGTGACGACCGGAAACCATGTCTGGGATCAGAAGGAGGCGGTCACCTTTGCCGGCCGGCACGACCAGTTCCTGCGGCCCGCCAATTATCCGGCCGGAACACCCGGTCGCGGATCGAACCTGTTCTTTGCCCGCAACGGTGCCCGCGTGCTCGTCGCCAACATCATGGGCCGCGTCTTCATGCACCCGGAACTGGATGACCCCTTTACGGCCGGCGAGGCGATCCTTGCTTCCTGCCCGCTGGGCGAACAGGCCGATGCGATCATCTTCGATTTCCACGCCGAGGCGACGAGCGAGAAGCAGTGCTTCGGCCATTTCGTCGACGGCCGCGCGAGCCTTGTGGTCGGGACCCATACCCATGTGCCGACCGCAGACTGCCAGATCCTGAACGGAGGGACGGGCTACATGTCGGACGCCGGCATGTGCGGCGACTATGATTCATCGCTCGGCATGGACAAGGAAGAGCCGCTCAATCGCTTTATCTCGAAGATGCCGAAGGGCCGCTTCGAAGCGGCATCGGGCCCTGCCACCATATGCGGCGTCGGGGTGGAGATTTCCGATCGCACGGGGTTGGCCGAAAAGATCGCGCCACTCAGACTGGGGCCGCGCCTTTCGGAGACAATACCGGAGTTTTGGGCTTGA
- a CDS encoding MBL fold metallo-hydrolase has protein sequence MSTLIVSFANTQDATKPASQCQMIAQAPLRAVFAGLSGADTAQAHIEGTVKITYIGHSTFFIETPGGVRIATDFNGWYEPPSLPTVVTMNKAHSSHYTLSPDPDIAHVLHGWREDGGPAGHDLVVGDTYVRNVSTDIRGWGGAMEENGNSIFIFEVAGLCIGHLGHLHHELTDKQYAEIGRLDVLMVPVDGGLTMGPQSMSHVVERLRSALILPMHRRGPPIAQFLSMFDDGFDVSLSEVASVDVSVATLPQRPLILVLKGV, from the coding sequence ATGTCGACGTTGATCGTATCGTTTGCGAACACACAGGACGCCACAAAGCCCGCCAGTCAGTGCCAGATGATTGCACAGGCGCCGCTCCGGGCGGTTTTCGCCGGCCTATCGGGAGCGGATACGGCACAGGCGCACATCGAAGGCACGGTGAAGATCACCTATATCGGGCACTCGACCTTTTTTATCGAGACGCCAGGCGGGGTGAGGATCGCCACCGACTTCAACGGCTGGTACGAACCGCCGTCGCTGCCGACTGTTGTGACGATGAACAAGGCCCATTCCAGTCACTACACGCTGTCTCCCGACCCCGATATCGCCCATGTGCTGCACGGTTGGCGAGAAGATGGCGGGCCGGCCGGCCATGATCTGGTCGTCGGCGATACCTATGTCCGCAACGTGTCGACGGACATTCGCGGCTGGGGCGGAGCGATGGAAGAGAATGGCAACTCCATCTTCATCTTCGAGGTTGCGGGGCTCTGCATCGGCCATCTCGGTCACCTGCATCACGAATTGACCGACAAACAGTATGCGGAGATCGGTCGACTCGACGTGCTGATGGTGCCGGTCGACGGCGGGCTGACGATGGGGCCGCAGAGCATGAGCCATGTCGTGGAGCGGCTGCGCTCGGCCCTGATCCTACCGATGCATCGTCGCGGGCCGCCGATTGCCCAGTTCCTGTCCATGTTCGACGATGGCTTCGACGTCTCGCTCTCGGAGGTCGCGTCGGTCGACGTGTCCGTCGCTACCCTACCGCAACGTCCGCTGATCCTGGTGCTGAAGGGGGTCTAA
- a CDS encoding metallophosphoesterase, producing the protein MITRRGLLKALGGLVFTGFATSSYAFGIEPMLRLRTAEYRLRPANWPKGLKRIVALADIHACEPWMSARRIGRICEAANALEGELIVLLGDYAAGMNLVTGYVHSEDWSKAMSILRAPLGVHAIMGNHDWWEDLTAQRAGGGDTFGHRALRDVGVEVHANAARRLERDGHAFWLAGLEDQLALRPGKRRGRKSFVGLDDLDGTLAQVTDDAPVILLANEPDIFPRVPSRVCLTLSGHTHGGQVRFLGYAPVVPSAHGNRYAYGHVVEQGRDIIISGGLGCSIAPIRFGSPPELTVIELG; encoded by the coding sequence GTGATAACCCGGCGCGGTCTGCTGAAGGCCCTGGGTGGCCTCGTCTTCACCGGTTTCGCAACCAGCAGCTACGCCTTCGGCATCGAGCCGATGCTCAGGCTTCGCACCGCTGAATACCGGCTGCGCCCTGCAAACTGGCCGAAGGGGTTGAAGCGTATCGTCGCGCTCGCCGACATCCACGCCTGCGAGCCATGGATGAGTGCCCGGCGCATCGGTCGGATCTGCGAAGCGGCTAACGCGCTCGAAGGCGAACTGATCGTGCTTCTGGGTGATTACGCCGCCGGCATGAACCTGGTGACCGGCTATGTTCACTCCGAAGACTGGTCGAAGGCGATGTCGATCCTGCGCGCGCCACTCGGTGTCCATGCGATCATGGGCAACCATGACTGGTGGGAGGACCTGACGGCACAGCGAGCCGGGGGTGGTGACACATTCGGCCATCGCGCGCTGAGGGATGTCGGCGTCGAGGTGCATGCAAACGCGGCGAGGCGGTTGGAAAGGGATGGCCATGCCTTCTGGCTGGCCGGACTTGAGGACCAGCTCGCTCTGCGGCCCGGTAAGCGACGGGGCCGCAAATCCTTCGTCGGGCTCGACGACCTTGACGGCACGCTGGCGCAGGTGACGGACGATGCCCCGGTGATCCTGCTCGCGAACGAACCGGACATCTTTCCGCGTGTGCCGTCGCGCGTCTGCCTGACGCTGTCCGGCCATACCCATGGTGGCCAGGTCCGGTTCCTGGGCTATGCACCCGTCGTGCCTTCGGCCCACGGCAACCGCTATGCCTACGGGCACGTGGTTGAGCAGGGGCGCGACATCATCATCTCCGGAGGGCTCGGCTGCTCGATTGCGCCAATCCGCTTCGGCTCGCCGCCGGAACTCACGGTCATCGAGCTCGGCTGA
- the ruvB gene encoding Holliday junction branch migration DNA helicase RuvB, which yields MTEAARLISSERRGEDVDAALRPQTLDDFTGQAEARANLKIFIEAAKNRGEALDHVLFVGPPGLGKTTLAQIMAKELGVNFRSTSGPVIAKAGDLAALLTNLEERDVLFIDEIHRLNPAVEEILYPAMEDFQLDLIIGEGPAARSVKIDLSKFTLVAATTRLGLLTTPLRDRFGIPVRLNFYTVEELESIVRRGARLMGLGMTDEGAREIARRARGTPRIAGRLLRRVRDFAEVAKAEAVTKAIADEALTRLLVDNMGLDQLDRRYLSMIAHNFAGGPVGIETIAAGLSEPRDAIEDIIEPYMIQQGFIQRTPRGRVLTANAWKHLGLQPPKDLEASQFRLFSEED from the coding sequence ATGACCGAAGCCGCACGGCTCATTTCTTCCGAACGGCGCGGCGAAGACGTCGACGCCGCGCTGCGCCCGCAGACGCTGGACGACTTTACCGGCCAGGCGGAAGCCCGCGCCAACCTGAAGATCTTCATCGAGGCGGCGAAGAACCGCGGCGAGGCGCTGGACCATGTGCTGTTCGTCGGCCCGCCCGGCCTCGGGAAGACGACGCTGGCGCAGATCATGGCCAAGGAGCTGGGGGTCAATTTCCGCTCCACCTCCGGCCCGGTGATCGCCAAGGCGGGAGACCTCGCAGCCCTTCTGACCAACCTGGAAGAGCGCGACGTGCTCTTCATCGACGAGATCCACCGGCTCAATCCGGCGGTCGAGGAAATCCTCTACCCGGCGATGGAGGATTTCCAGCTCGACCTGATCATTGGCGAGGGGCCCGCGGCGCGCTCGGTGAAGATCGACCTGTCGAAATTTACGCTCGTGGCGGCGACGACGCGGCTCGGGCTTTTGACGACGCCGCTCCGCGACCGCTTCGGCATTCCGGTGCGACTGAATTTCTACACCGTCGAGGAACTGGAATCGATCGTGCGGCGCGGGGCGCGGCTGATGGGACTTGGCATGACCGACGAAGGCGCGCGGGAGATTGCGCGCCGCGCCCGCGGCACGCCGCGTATCGCCGGTCGGCTCTTGCGGCGTGTTCGCGACTTTGCCGAAGTGGCGAAGGCTGAGGCGGTAACGAAGGCAATCGCCGACGAGGCCCTGACCCGGCTCTTGGTCGACAACATGGGGCTCGACCAGCTCGACCGGCGCTATCTCTCGATGATCGCGCATAATTTCGCCGGCGGGCCGGTCGGCATCGAGACGATCGCGGCCGGCTTGTCCGAGCCACGCGACGCGATCGAGGACATCATCGAGCCCTATATGATCCAGCAGGGCTTCATCCAACGCACGCCGCGCGGCCGCGTGCTGACGGCAAACGCCTGGAAACACCTCGGCCTGCAGCCGCCGAAGGATCTGGAGGCCTCGCAGTTCCGGCTGTTTTCCGAGGAGGATTGA
- a CDS encoding pyridoxamine 5'-phosphate oxidase family protein: MASLSKARQNPKEQLFDEIDRIDAGMLGLETIRMHMQPMAPHLDRETNTIWFFTKSDTDLADAIGEGARAHFCVVGKDHDYHACLAGPIAVDKDHTKIDEYWNSVVEAWFDHGKDDPTLTMLAMRLDDAAIWASTGNTLKFGWEIAKANFSAGEEPDVGVRTHVVFEKTADEQRQWLS, from the coding sequence ATGGCAAGTCTCTCGAAAGCCCGCCAGAATCCCAAGGAACAGCTCTTCGACGAAATCGACAGGATCGACGCCGGCATGCTCGGCCTCGAGACCATCCGCATGCACATGCAGCCGATGGCGCCGCATCTCGACCGCGAGACGAACACGATCTGGTTTTTCACCAAGAGCGACACCGATCTTGCCGACGCGATCGGCGAAGGCGCCCGTGCCCACTTCTGCGTCGTTGGCAAGGACCACGACTACCACGCCTGCCTTGCCGGTCCCATAGCGGTGGACAAGGACCACACCAAGATCGACGAATACTGGAACTCCGTCGTGGAAGCCTGGTTCGACCACGGCAAGGACGACCCGACGTTGACCATGCTGGCGATGCGTCTGGACGACGCCGCAATCTGGGCCTCCACGGGCAACACGTTGAAATTCGGCTGGGAGATCGCCAAGGCGAATTTCAGTGCCGGCGAAGAACCGGACGTCGGCGTGCGCACCCATGTGGTGTTTGAAAAAACAGCGGATGAGCAGCGCCAATGGCTGAGCTGA